TAAGCCTCTTATTGGTGAACTTACTACTGCTACTATAGTTGGATATGTCGCTGCGGGTACTGTTACACCTACTGGTCTTACTGGGTTTGCTTACTGGATCTACCAACGCTTTAATGGTAGTGAACcatgggttagacagatcTAATGAGTCTCTGTAAAGATCCTTATTTACATCCTAGTCTCCATTCTTACAACTTCTGCCTTGCCTTGGTTTGCgggatggaaactttataatcgttctaaaggagatccttggtTATACACGGATATCCTATAGAGTCTTTAAAGAAACTACCATATCGACTATGCATATACTCTTCTCTGGACCTTTACTCCCGAATGAAGGATGCCATCCTTGTACACTACTCATTTgccattcatccataccACCACTTGCTTCTCATCTACTTACATACCTTTACTCCACAACTATATACTATTTACACCCAACACACCATTGTTTAGCATACGGGAACATCTTCGGTTGATCAACTTTTGCTCTCGCTATGTCCATACACCATTTATATGGACAGATATAGCAAATGGTACAAGGTGCACGATAGCAATTTTATCAGGGCTATAGGTACATATAATCGCCAGCTAATCGCAAAGTTACCGGAAATGACACTGGAACAACTTCactttatgtttatcctctttgaTGTGATGGCCAAGAGGTATCCACAATACTCGTTACAGGACGCAGTACTCTCGAGCAAAATCTTGTCAAAGCTTTTGATTTTTGCAAAACAAACGTCAGCTGAGCTTGTAAAGAATTTTAAACAAGACTATATGGAAAGGATCAAATTGCAAAAAAACTGCAAAGATCTAAGTTCAACGCTACAAACATTCTACAAATGTTACTATCCGTATTATGAAACAATAAATACGACTCTGGGACCACAAAGGGCACACATTACACACTTGGTCAGTGCTGCTCTTTACATACAGAGTCTCGCTGTAAGGTTTAACCTTTTGGAAGGTTTTGAAAAGTTATGCCTATTGCTCTCTCTAGATGGTTTTACGAATGTATCAATTGAAAGTGCAATAAAACTTGTTACGCTATTTGGAAggaatgaggaattttatGATAACCAGAAGATTACATTGAGGGACGCTCTCATTGATGAACTCGCAAAAAAGCTACATTCACTGACAGTTCACGAGTACATTTGCGACAGAGACACACATCCTGAAGCAATGCAACTACTTACACAAGTTTTGGACCACGTTGAAATGAAAGATTTGCATCAATGTTTGGATGTTTTACAGAGCAACGACAAACTCAATGCAAATATTCACATGTTGTTTTTACCGTTTATTCTCGACAGTCTGAAAAATGGCGCATTTAACCAGAGAGATCTTGTGATGCTGATGAATACAAGTTCTGATTCCACCTTTTGCCACTGGACGACATGGTTTGTTTACTACAGTTTGTTGGATACCGATAATCCAGAAGTATGCACAGATTTTAGCGCATTAAACAGATTATGTGAGTCTACAATTGTTCAGAATGAGAATTTTATAAACGCCAAAGATGTAGAGGATATTTGCCAACTGCGTTTCATTCATCTTACAAAAGTAGGCAATTATGATCCAGAAAAGGAGGACCGATCGGTAACACTTTTTGAGGCACTTGCCAACTCTCTACAGACTATAAAATATCGCAAACTTTGTCCTATTTTACATGAATATAGCAAACGCATGCGCAGGGTTGAGCACTACCTGGAAACGAATAAAGACCGCACTCTGCCAAAGCTTAAAGGGAGCATAGATGAATTTAACAAGCATTTTTCAATCGCTAATTAGTATAATGTACATTATACATTGTATCACTGGAATTATAATATGGAGGATTAAGTCCACgtttcattctctccattcaCAACTTGTAATGCATAACAGCACCCTTATGACAAGGGATTTGGCCAAATTTCAATAGAAAGTATAAAAGATGGGCCGGTATACCAGTGCTAAActaaaatgtaaaataccAGTCTAAATTTGTGGAGATTGTAAAAAGTTGTACATTTTCACCTTTATTCTCTCGGATATCATCCAGAGAATACAACCTGTTGTCATGGTATTGCCATGCTCAATACTTGCAGTCGCCATCTCATCATTATTCCATTAGGTCGATCGTTCATTCCGCTACGCTCCATTAATTACATGTTCACCATTCCATAACTCACATTATACTCACTCGGACCGTAAGATTCGCGTTATACTACGACTCTAAAACGCCGAGATTTACCAAATGAGGAACTTCGCATGCGAGCCAAGGCGCTAGACCAAGCGCAAGTCCATGTGCGATACCATACTTTGGAACATTCTTTTGCCAAATGGGCAAGAAATGGGCGTCCAGACAGATTCTTCCACCGCGGTACATTTTTGCCGTTTTCCCCTCCAGGGCAGGAATTATGATGTCAAACGGAGCATTTGGGTACGATGCGGGAATCTACAAAATTGTGTGAACAATGAATGAACATGAGATGTATAGTGATGGCAAGAATGGGCAAATAAAAGAGCTTTAAGCCTCCAAATATAGCCCCTGAAAGTTCAACAGAGTAACCAGGTGGCCGAAAAAAGATCGTTAAGCCGCTAGAGAGAGCGACCGAGATCTCAGTGACTGCCGTCACTCATCTGGAGAGACATCCTGGGCATTTCTTTGGACTCTAGAAGCAATTCTTGCCATAAAAGAGCACATTAATACAAAGACAAACCTCTAGTTCGAGCTTAAACTTGTAGGTCTTCATGTTATGGACGTGCCAGCACTCCCCGAACCAGCTAAGAGCAAATTTCGGTCAAAATAGGGGCAAAATTACCTTGTTCCGTTATCATTACAATCGATAGTAAACCATTCGGTGTTATTTTGCTTATTATCTTCGACATAGCGGATGAGAGCGTTGAATTCTTCGTTCAGGCGCGTTTCCCAGTCTTCTTGACCATCGAATGGACCTGCATTAGTCTTACATAATGGAATGTTATCTACAGAAGAATGACGTTCACCAGTCGCCATTTTAGAAAATGTTTGGAATGGCACGAGCACACCGTGATGCGACCCTAGTGAACCCATCCGTCTTTGGGTGAAAGAATGCGAAGCATAATGCGAActacggagtagtgagcatGAGCGACTATATGAGCGTAGCGAATGTGTGACCACTCCAACCATGCAAGCAAAAATGGGCCTGTGTGTATCTTTTGGCAAGAAGAAAAATAGATCACTGTAGGGACTCCACAGATCAAAAGGACATCATTAAGGATGGTAGGATGAGTCCAAAAACAATAGCCATTACGGTTAATCGCCGCTATAAGCTTTCCAGTTAAAGGGGTCCCAGTAGAATCGAGTTCCTCATTTTGAAATCTACCCCTACTTAGCACCCTCTATCATTACCTACTAGCATTGAGAACCTACTTCCAGTAGCATTTTATGACCCAAAAACGTCCCATTATAGCAGTGGAACCATCCCATTCATATTCCTACATCTCCAACTACCTAGACATACCTTGGCAAATTTCACCAGTAACTCCATATAAACAGTTCTATACACATTCTTGACTGATCATCCTTTACCTATCCATTTACGAAAAACAAAACTATTATACAACTATGGGATTTGTAACCCATAGACTATTTTCAAGGCCTCTGCAACTGCTCCCTCGTCACAGGTTTTGTCTAGGACGACCTTTGCATGCTTCTTGACATAGTCTGGCGCATTTCCAACTGCAAACGAGATATCGCAAAAGTCCATGGCTTGGATATCATTCCAGTCATTTCCAATGAACCCGCACTGCTCTGGAGGAACACCAAGAGGCTTCATGAGATCTTTAATCCCGGTAGCTTTATTGATGCTACACACGCTGTTACTCAGCCACTTTCCCATGAACGTACTGCAGATAAACCGACCTATGATATCCACCAAAATTGCCGATTTTATCCAGAGTAAAAATGTTGGTACGTTATACTTTGGTTTGAGTCGATTTCCGTCACTATCGTATATTTGTATCCCGTGCAGATAGACTCCAGGGTAGCCCTTGTAGCCCGTCCTTTCGATAAACTCCTGGCCGAGCTTCGACATGGACCTGCCAAAGGAGTTTCCAGTGCATAGGAACGGCGTGTAGCCCATCTCCCTGGCCTTGGCAAAAGCCTCGATGTTCCGCTCCCACCCCTCCTTGTTCTTGGCAAGCAGCGTACCGTCAATGTCGATTGCAAAGTACTTTGGGGGATCTTTTGACTCTGGTCTTTCCTCTGGCAGCTTAAAAGTCGATAGCGAGGAATGTGTAGAGCCGCCTTTCTTGAGCCTGCCCTTGCCGTCGCCAAACGTTGCAGGCCTGAAAGCCACGATAATGTACAAGACAGCCAGCAGCTTCATCCTTTCACACCGATAGACATTTCTGAGAGAAGAACTTACACACCCGGGACGCATGGGGAGGAAGAGAAAATTCTCCCTTTGGAAAGAATTTTCTCCTCTGGGCATTCAGTCGACATTTTTTGCCCATAAATTaaaagatggaggatgatGCTCTTGATATGGACAAAATGGACTTTGTCGAAGAGGTGGAGATGAGAATGCCCATAGTCGCAACCTACAGAGCATATTTTGGACCAAAAACCGCACACATCTGGCAAATTTTGCAGATTTTAGAATGGTAATGTCTATATGAGTAACATTATGGCTGTCTAGTATGGACCCTCGGGAATTCTGCAAGTAGACGAAACGCTGAGGGTGACGCTTGACGGGGGAATAACTCTggagaggatgaaaaggatagCAGTCACAGCTCGTGCATGGAGGCCATCTAGTACTCGGAAGATGGATTCATGGTCTCTTTCGGTGTATGGACGACTTAGGAAAACTTTTCCACAGACCGCTTTTCTGGTGCAATTTCAACGGTAGGAGTTTTGGAATGTATGTAAACCAGAGGTACAAATTCGCTGGATAGGTACCCAGTACCaaaggatctcctttagaacgtttgtagatccaccaaccaaatccagtaagaccaccagctccacCAAAAACAGAAGAGACGATTGACCCTAGACCAACAGCTCCGCCAACAACTTCAAGACCACTAACAGCTTGAGGAAGTTGAGGTTCAGCTTCTTGAGCAGAATCAGAAAGTTGGGCGGAAGGTTGAGAGGAAACTTGAGCTTCAATACGTCCTTCATGAGGAGTAGCTCCAGGAATAGTAGGTTCAGGAGGAGTAGTTCCATCAGTTTGACTACCACCCGAACCTCCACCAGTAGATTCTTGAATATCAGTATCAGCTTTACCAACCTCTTCAGCAGGAGCAGCAGGACCAGTACCTGGCGGAGGAGGTTTAGCTtcaggaggaagagaagaagTACCAGACTCAGATTCTCTAGGAACAGGTTGACCGGGACCTCTTTTATCACTAGCTTCTTCATAATTTTGTTCAGTAGTACTTTTTTCAGATGAGCCAAGTTGTCTAGTAGATCCGTGAGATTGATCATCAGGAGCAGTTTGTGTTTTGGAATTTTCAGGAGTTTCAGTAGTTTTTTTAGTATTTTTCTGAGATTTAAGTAGTGAATCAAAAGTtgtttgaaaaatatccGAAAACCATGACCAAGTATCGCCTTTTGTATCATTAGCCTGATTTCTTCCAGCTCCACCTTGACCACTAACAGCAGAATTATTAGGGTCATGTGGGATAGAATTGTTGTAGGATATACCAACCATAGTGGTACCACTAGAGTTTTGGGAGCAATGCCATGAATTAGGACAACCTAGTTTCCCAAGTTGTTCTAGGAGTTTCGTCTTTTTGtcacattctttgaaatTGTCAGGTATCTCATTAGGGAGTTCATTGGAGAGCCTAACCCATGGTTTATTGCCATCATCACTTTTCTTGAACCACTTATTAACACCAGGTTTCCCACCCTCAATATATATAAGCACTGGATCCTTATCTTTACAATAAAAAGTATAGACGCTGAGAGAACCAGAGATGGGGAAATATAATCCGGCAGCAGTTATGTTCTTTCTTTTAGTAGCGTCTCCATTCTCATAGTACTTAATCCCAGCAAGACTATCTCCGCCACCaatctcatgtttgtagcATGTAATGGGCATCTCATTTAAAGAATCTGGCTTATCGGTTACTGTTACCTTCATTTCTGCCACACTAGAGCTATCACAACAGTATTTAGTTCCATTGACATGTCTCATGGAATTGTCCAGAGATAGATTCATGGTAACACCAATACCAATGGAGCATGCAATACTGTCCAATTTATTTGTAAGGTTCTCAGTAGGTTGTTCACTACTATAGAAACCACCAGTATTCCCAGTAACTGGTGCCCATTGAGTGCCATCTTTGTTTGTACTCTCAAACCATTCTGAATCTCCATCATGCTTCATAAACTGGAGCATGAGAGGTGTGTCATTGCCGTCCAGGTCTCCGGGATAAGAATGCACTCTAACCTTGGAtatcttttcatctttaagATTGATACCAGTAGTATCGTCTCCTTTATGGGTTACTCTAGAAATTTTTGTATGTGGTTTCATATTGTAGGCCTTTGTGGTATAGTTGCTATTTGGAGGATCCTGTGTAAGTTGAGAGTCAGATTCTGTGATCCTTCTTGTAGTTTGTACACAGACAGGTGCCTGAGTATTGGTGTATAGTATAGATGGATCTGTTGGAATCTTGAGGTCAAATGGAACTGCATGGTTTCTTTGACAGTTCTGATCATCGAGCAGGTACGTGGATGGTTTACTGGCATAGAAACTGAAGTTAATCCAACTACCGTGACCTATGTTTCCAGTAGTTGAACCATATGAATAGTACTTTTCCTCTGTAGTTGTAACTCCAAGCAGTATGGGTAAGTTGTGATTCAAAGtccaaaaatatactgCTACTTCCTGAACATCCAGTATTGGTGTTCCTGGACTTTTAGTTTTCTTTATTGTCTGATCACGAGCTACGTTTAACCCTAGTTTGAAAGGAGTTTTGGCAGTGCTGTGGACTAGCTTAAAGAAACCATTTGTAGAAGTAGCTGCCTTTTTAACATGAATAGGTATGCCACCAGAAAGATATACTGTTTCGGTATGCCTATCGGCCGGTCTCTTATTAATATCCAACTGGATCACACTAGGAGGAGCCTTGCATGGTGTCACAGTTAAGCCCTTTGTAAGCTCTGAGAATGCTTGCTTAACATAGTCATTAGCTCCTTCCGGTGTCTGGCCTGTTAGCCCACTGTGTTCCTCCCAATTATTTCCACCAGCAGTTCTCTTAAACCACTTTCCATTATTCCCATCTTTAGATTCtatatggaaaaggaagggGTTATTATGATCGCACGTTGGTAGGAATACCGTAATCTTAGAAGCTTTAATAGGAGATTGTAATCCTGAAAAGCCTGTTTGTGGAGTATCTccaattttaaatccaCCTATAGTGAGCTCATTCCCTCTCTTTTGGGTATGAACAAATGTAAGATAATTGGGGAAACCAAATATGTTAGGGTTAAGCGCAACCTTTATTCTTTTAGTATGTGTTCCATCATTATGACAATATTCCTCATCTGCGTGTTTGGAGAGATCTATTTCAACAATACCCCCTAATTTGCAGCTGAGAACGTCAAGCTTATCCTTGAACTGGGAATTAGTATGGTCTACATTAGTACTGGGAAATCCGGGTGTTCCTGTAATATTAACCCATGTTATCTTATCTCCAGTATTCTCGAACCAAAATGTCACATGGCCAGTTGTTTTAACTTCTATTATGAGAGGATTTTCTCGTACACCTTCACCctcccagtagtaaacagTTATACTTTCATAATTCCCTTCATgtgaaattttaaagtcTTGGTAATGAGCTCTATCATCGGAATATCTAATCGTCGTCCCTCCATAAACAACAGGATGAGTTATACTGTTTTCAAGGTCTTGTAAAGTATACTCAAATCCGGTATATCCATATGGTACTTGTGGAAACCTGTCTATTTTAAACCCTATCTTCGCTTTACTACAGACAGAACACGTGTAAGAGTTACGTTGATTGTGTATGTCAATTTTATGAAGGTTATGAAGAGAACAGGCGAGACCATCAAGTTTTCCCTTAAATTCTGGGCTAACAGGAATATTGTTGTCTGTAGGGAAATGGGTAGGATCGTCAactttcttccattttataCTATTTCcagtattttcataccaGTCGTGTTGTGCCCAGGAACTAAATTTTATTCCAAGTAGGAGAGGTTTTGTTATATCATTTCCGTTACTGCCATACTGTTCGTGATAGTAGGTGACAGTCTCCCATATCATAGAGTGTGTTCCAGTAAGTGGTTTAGGTGGTCCTCCATTTTCTATTTGAAGAGATTTTCTATTATAGTTTAAGTCTCTTATAAATGTACTTAGTGGCTTATTGTGAGTGCAATATCCATAACTTCTTGCTCCAGAAACGGTTCCCTTTTTAGCAGTAATCCTCGGATCATCATGACACGTTCCGTTTACTTTGTTCCCTATGGGACACTTGCTTTTTATGTTCACATTTGCGGACATTCATTATCTACTTATCCTTCAACAGTTTAAAGACTCTAAGATCCATAAGTAGTCCcctatctactcctcatccatacattcatcctccctcacaagtagctcaccgtcagagagactacCCACAGAACCCCTTTATACTCCGTAGTCACACTATACCCCTACAATATCATACTGAAAAATATAGACACGAAAAATGTGTTATAAATCCCTGGCTTTGGCTTGACAGAGAAATGGGTAAATGAATGAGAGAGCAAACTGAATGCTATCGATGGACCTTGCTCCGGTGAATGTGATGTTTCCAGAGGTAAAGACATTTGCCGTGACAA
This region of Theileria equi strain WA chromosome 1, complete sequence genomic DNA includes:
- a CDS encoding hypothetical protein (encoded by transcript BEWA_030070A), with the protein product MDRYSKWYKVHDSNFIRAIGTYNRQLIAKLPEMTLEQLHFMFILFDVMAKRYPQYSLQDAVLSSKILSKLLIFAKQTSAELVKNFKQDYMERIKLQKNCKDLSSTLQTFYKCYYPYYETINTTLGPQRAHITHLVSAALYIQSLAVRFNLLEGFEKLCLLLSLDGFTNVSIESAIKLVTLFGRNEEFYDNQKITLRDALIDELAKKLHSLTVHEYICDRDTHPEAMQLLTQVLDHVEMKDLHQCLDVLQSNDKLNANIHMLFLPFILDSLKNGAFNQRDLVMLMNTSSDSTFCHWTTWFVYYSLLDTDNPEVCTDFSALNRLCESTIVQNENFINAKDVEDICQLRFIHLTKVGNYDPEKEDRSVTLFEALANSLQTIKYRKLCPILHEYSKRMRRVEHYLETNKDRTLPKLKGSIDEFNKHFSIAN
- a CDS encoding hypothetical protein (encoded by transcript BEWA_030080A), whose protein sequence is MATGERHSSVDNIPLCKTNAGPFDGQEDWETRLNEEFNALIRYVEDNKQNNTEWFTIDCNDNGTSWFGECWHVHNMKTYKFKLELEIPASYPNAPFDIIIPALEGKTAKMYRGGRICLDAHFLPIWQKNVPKYGIAHGLALGLAPWLACEVPHLVNLGVLES
- a CDS encoding haloacid dehalogenase-like hydrolase family member protein (encoded by transcript BEWA_030090A), with product MKLLAVLYIIVAFRPATFGDGKGRLKKGGSTHSSLSTFKLPEERPESKDPPKYFAIDIDGTLLAKNKEGWERNIEAFAKAREMGYTPFLCTGNSFGRSMSKLGQEFIERTGYKGYPGVYLHGIQIYDSDGNRLKPKYNVPTFLLWIKSAILVDIIGRFICSTFMGKWLSNSVCSINKATGIKDLMKPLGVPPEQCGFIGNDWNDIQAMDFCDISFAVGNAPDYVKKHAKVVLDKTCDEGAVAEALKIVYGLQIP
- a CDS encoding hypothetical protein (encoded by transcript BEWA_030100A); this translates as MSANVNIKSKCPIGNKVNGTCHDDPRITAKKGTVSGARSYGYCTHNKPLSTFIRDLNYNRKSLQIENGGPPKPLTGTHSMIWETVTYYHEQYGSNGNDITKPLLLGIKFSSWAQHDWYENTGNSIKWKKVDDPTHFPTDNNIPVSPEFKGKLDGLACSLHNLHKIDIHNQRNSYTCSVCSKAKIGFKIDRFPQVPYGYTGFEYTLQDLENSITHPVVYGGTTIRYSDDRAHYQDFKISHEGNYESITVYYWEGEGVRENPLIIEVKTTGHVTFWFENTGDKITWVNITGTPGFPSTNVDHTNSQFKDKLDVLSCKLGGIVEIDLSKHADEEYCHNDGTHTKRIKVALNPNIFGFPNYLTFVHTQKRGNELTIGGFKIGDTPQTGFSGLQSPIKASKITVFLPTCDHNNPFLFHIESKDGNNGKWFKRTAGGNNWEEHSGLTGQTPEGANDYVKQAFSELTKGLTVTPCKAPPSVIQLDINKRPADRHTETVYLSGGIPIHVKKAATSTNGFFKLVHSTAKTPFKLGLNVARDQTIKKTKSPGTPILDVQEVAVYFWTLNHNLPILLGVTTTEEKYYSYGSTTGNIGHGSWINFSFYASKPSTYLLDDQNCQRNHAVPFDLKIPTDPSILYTNTQAPVCVQTTRRITESDSQLTQDPPNSNYTTKAYNMKPHTKISRVTHKGDDTTGINLKDEKISKVRVHSYPGDLDGNDTPLMLQFMKHDGDSEWFESTNKDGTQWAPVTGNTGGFYSSEQPTENLTNKLDSIACSIGIGVTMNLSLDNSMRHVNGTKYCCDSSSVAEMKVTVTDKPDSLNEMPITCYKHEIGGGDSLAGIKYYENGDATKRKNITAAGLYFPISGSLSVYTFYCKDKDPVLIYIEGGKPGVNKWFKKSDDGNKPWVRLSNELPNEIPDNFKECDKKTKLLEQLGKLGCPNSWHCSQNSSGTTMVGISYNNSIPHDPNNSAVSGQGGAGRNQANDTKGDTWSWFSDIFQTTFDSLLKSQKNTKKTTETPENSKTQTAPDDQSHGSTRQLGSSEKSTTEQNYEEASDKRGPGQPVPRESESGTSSLPPEAKPPPPGTGPAAPAEEVGKADTDIQESTGGGSGGSQTDGTTPPEPTIPGATPHEGRIEAQVSSQPSAQLSDSAQEAEPQLPQAVSGLEVVGGAVGLGSIVSSVFGGAGGLTGFGWWIYKRSKGDPLVLGTYPANLYLWFTYIPKLLPLKLHQKSGLWKSFPKSSIHRKRP